In Hippea jasoniae, the genomic window TTGATGTGGTTTTTGTTAGCAGTTTGATGAATAGAAAAGTTGTCTCAAAGCTTAAAAGTTTACATATAAAGGTTATTGAATTTAGTTATCCGCGCAGTTTTGAGGATATTTGTGCCGATATGATAGAGGTGGGGAGAATTGTTGGCAAACCAAAAGAGGCTGAAAAAATAGTCAATCAGGCAAAAAAGCAGGTGGAACGCATTGAAAATAAGCTTAAAAATACAAAGCCACTTAAGGTTTTTGTTCAGATAGGTGCAAATCCACTATATACGGCTACAAAACACAGTTTTATCAACGATTTTATTAGATTTGCAAATGCTATAAATATAGCGGCTAATGCAAAGAGTGGATTGTATTCTGTTGAGGAGGTTTTAAGACAGAATCCCGATGCAATAATTATTTCACAGATGGGTTTTAACGGCTATAAACAGAAGAAATTCTGGATGCAGTTTAAGTTTTTAAAGGCTGTGAAAAATAACAGGATTTTGATTCTTGATGATAACTCTCTATGCAGTCCAACACCCATAACATTCGTTAAAACTCTAAGAAAGATAGCTAAATTTCTACATCCTGAGGTTGATATTGAATAATAAATCAAAGATTGTTCTACTTTTAGTTTTTGTTGTTTTTTCTTTGATATTTTCAATTGCCTGTGGTTCGGATGGAATATCTTTCAAAGAGGTTTATTTAGCACTAACCAAAGAAGGTATAAACAGGGTTATTCTGCTTCAGATTCGCCTGCCCAGATTGCTTGAGGGTTTTCTTGTTGGTGGGTCTTTATCTATAAGCGGGGTTGCACTTCAGGCAATCTTTAGAAATCCCCTAACAGAACCTTACACCCTGGGTATCAGCGGAGGGGCGGCTTTGGGTGTGGCAATTTTTATAGCCACAGGGTTTTCATTTTATCTAACCACATCCTTCGCTGGTTTTGGTGGCGCATTGATAAGTCTTTTTATCGTTTATATACTTGCCTTGAAAAAAGGCATTCTTAAAACAGATAGTATGCTTTTGATCGGTGTTATGGTAAGCTTTATTACAAGTTCTCTTGTTTTGTTTATAATGGCTTTGGTTAATGTAAGAAAAATTAGTGCAATTGTTTACTGGCTTATGGGAAACCTTCAGGGTGCAGGCTATCGCGAAACATTTCTTTTATCCACTGCATCTCTTGTGAGTTTATTAATTCTCATTGCTTTGAGTGTTAACTTAAACGCCTTGAGTCTTGGTGAGCAGCAGGCTAAAGCCCTTGGTGTCGATGTGGAACTTACAAAAAAGCTTGTGTTTATTACAACATCACTGCTTACGGGTCTGTCTGTAGCTTTAGTTGGAGTAATAGGGTTTGTGGGCCTTGTAGTACCCCATTTTTTTAGAATTATGTTTGGTTATGATAACAGAAAACTTTTATTATTGTCGTTTTTTGGAGGAGGCAGCTTTCTTGTTGTATGTGATGGGTTATCCCGCATATTGATTGCACCATCCCAGCTTCCCGTTGGTGTTATTACGGGTATTTTAGGAGGATTAACATTTATTTATGTGCTTACAAAGTCTAATAAAGGTCTATGATTTAGGTTTTGGCTATACGGATAAAAGGCTTTTTAGTGGTTTGTCGTTTGAAATTTTTGAAGGGGAATTTTTCTGCATGGCCGGGGCCAATGGAGCTGGAAAGTCCACATTATTAAAACTTTTAGCCGGTATTTTAAAACCTCAAGCCGGTAAGATTATTTTTAAGGGTAGAGCTATTAATTCTATTCCAATAAAACAACTTGCTAAAATGAGGGCTGTTGTTGATCAAAACCCTGTATTTGAATTTATTAGTGTGGAAGATTTTGTAGCCCTGGGAAGAATTGCCTACTTCAAGCCTTTTCAGATTTTTCAGACAGATGAGGATAAAAGAGCTGTAAAGGAAGCTTTGAGTTTATGTAATATTCAAAGAGTAGCCCAAAAAAGGATGGATGAGATAAGCGGCGGTGAAAGACAGCTTGCCTTCATAGCAAGGGCTATTGTTCAAAATTCAGGTGTATTGTTTTTGGATGAACCATTTTCCAATTTAGATATAGCAAATACCATAGAAATACTGCTGTTGCTCAAAAAACTCAATAGAAATAATAATGCTACAATTATTGCGGTCTTGCACGACTTAAATATCGCTTTGAGGGTTTGTGATAGAGTCATGCTTCTAAAAAATGGACAACTTAAAGCTGTGGGTAAACCAGGTGATATACTGAAAAAAGATATTTTAAACGATGTGTATGGAAGTGATAAAATAACAGTAACGCAAACAGAAAATGGGGAGTTATGCGTCAGTTTTCTAATTTAAATTTAAGTATGAGAGAGGCTTTTAGCGGCGGTTGTTTATCTAAAGAAGCAAGAATTCGAGCTGGAATCGGTGAGGAATCCTTAAGAATTTTAATTGCTGCATTGTTTAGATCGTTAAAGGAGTGTTTTGTTATTTTTATTCCGTAGATGTTGCCCCTTTTATCAATATAGAAAACCATTCTTACCTCTCCTTCTTCACTGTTAAATATAGCCTTAAGGGGATAAAATTTGTGTGATGCTATCCAGCTAAACAACTCCTGATTTGATGAGGCTGATATGTTTATTTCAGAAAAACTATGTCTGGCTGGGTAATTTTTTTGTTTTTTAAATTGTATTTTTTCTGTTGAGTTTTTGTTTATTGTTGTTGGGTTTTTTATGATTTTTGATTTATCAGATACAGCCAAAAATGTATGTTTAATATGTTTTATTTTTTTGGCTTTGACTGTTTTTATCGGAGTTTTTCTGTGGATATTTTTTACTGCGAAATCTCTTTTTTGTTTTAAAACTTTTTCTGTATGTTTTGGATAAGTTTTATGGGATTGTTTGTTAATCCCTGCACTGGCCGAATGTTTTCTGGGAATCTTTTTTTGAGAGAGATTGTGTTGTATTTTACGGTAATTGATAATTGAAACATCATAAACATTACTGCGCAAGTATAGATGCAGTGGCATTAATTGTAAAAAAGATATGATAGCCGCCCCGTTGACAAATAAAGAGGCGGCAAAAGAAATTAAAATTTTAAAATTTATATGAGACCTTTGCAAATACGCTTCTTGGAAGCGTTGAGTATCCATAGACCTCCTGGTAAAACCTGTTAAAGATGTTTTTTATAGTAAGGGAAAGCTCGAGATTGTTCAACGGTTTATAAAGGGTTGTGAAATCAAATACAGCGTATTTACCCGTTTGATGCGTATGGTTTTTGTCATCATATCTTCTCCCTATATACCTACCATCCAATAATGCAGAGAGTTTACTATTGAGTGTTGTGCATTTTATCCATCCACTGTAAACTCTCAGAGGAATTCTTGCAGACTGCCTGCCAGTATCGGGATTTATACTTTTTGTATATGTATAGGAAACATTAAGGCTTAGCCAATCTGCTGGTTTTGCTGTTATCTGTGTCTCAAAACCATCAGAAACCGTTTTACCTTTAACATTTTTATAAGTTGACTGCCATGTGGCAGGATCAGTGTAATATGTTATTCTATCTTTTATAATATTTTTAAAGTAGGTTGCGCTTGCTGTGATTTTATCTCCATAAAGGTATTGCATAACACCAAAGCTCCACCCTTTTGATCTTTCTGGATCTAAAGAACTATTACCACCTAAAAACTGCCATGATGGATTTGGTGAAGAGTATAGCTCCCATATACTCGGTGCCCTGAAACCTGTGGCATAGTTGGCTTTCAGGATAGTGTTTGTTTCAGGAATAAGGTAGTTTGCTCCCACTTTATATGTGAAATGGTTGCCAAATGTTTTGAAGTGGTCTTCTCTTGCTGCAGCCTGAAGTGTAAGATTATTAATTTGAGCTATTGCCTCACCAAATCCTGCTATATTATATCTGAGTTTTTTGAAGTTACCTGAATCTTTGTAGTATTCTTTAGCATAGTCACTGCCAAGGATAATTTTAACAACTCCAAACCTCCTGTTTAACTTTACAGAATAACCCCATCTTTTGCCTTTGTAATAATAGTCTCCCTGTGGGTCTGAAAGGGATTTTCTTTTGTGGTTTACATAAAATAAGTCTATATCTAAATTTGCTAATCTATTTAGTTTGTTTGATAGATAAAGTTTATCGAAAATGAATTTTGATTTTTGTCTATAGCCTTTTGCTTGGGCAGTTAAATTAGAAGCGTTAGAATCATTCGGAGGTGAACTCAAAACATCAAGATAACTTGTATCCTTAGAAAGAATAATAATATTACCTAATTTTATACCTTCTTTTGGTATGAATTCTATTCTTGAATTTAATGCTGTCTTGTAGAAAGCATCCTTCTCATCACCGCGTGAGTATGAATGTGTTTTGTTGTCAAATTTATCCATTTTAGATATGCCTTTTGTGTCCATTCTAAATACATCGATATAAAAGCTTGTGTTTTTGATCCTGCCGCCACTTTCTAAATTCTCAGAATATGTGTTAAATGAGCCGGCTTCCTGTGTATATTTTATGTAGGGTTTACCTTTGCCTGTTTTTGTAATCATATTGATTACACCGGCTATTGCATTTGCCCCGTATAGTCCGCTCTGGCCACCTTCAACGATCTCTATTCTGCTTAAACTATTCGATGTAATATCGCCAAAATCAAGGTATGGTTGCGTTTGTGATGGATCTGATACATCAACACCATCAAGTAAAAACTTTGTGTATCGTGAACTTAATCCTCTTATAAAAACATTGGTCAATCCACCAAAAGGGCCATTGGATGAAACACTTAAACCCGGAACAAATTTCAATACATTTTTAGTAAAATCGATTCCCTGCTGTTTTATCTGCTTTTTGCTGATGATTGAAACAAACGAAGGTGATTTAATGGCTTTAATTTTTGAGCGTGTTGCCGTAACAACGATTGTGTTATCGGCATTTGCTAAAGATGCTGTCATCAAAACAGCTGTTGCAATTGAAACAAACCACTTTGCCTTCATTCTCAAACCTCCTATCTTAAAATACATTCATTAACAAATCGCTTTGCAAACATACATAATGCTTCAAGTTCCTTTTCTTTAAACTCGTAAAACTCAAATGAACTATCCAATGTTTTTGTTTTTCTAAAACCCTGAATCGCGTATCTTTTTGCGCCTGAAGCAAGCTCTACAATTTCCTTTAGGTCTTCAGAATCCACAAAACCTTTAATAAATGTAGTTCTAAACTCGTAATCCTGTGCTAAATTTTTGATTATTGCTATGCTTTCTTTGATATTGTCCTGGATTTTTTGTGATTTTGTAACATGATTGTATCTGTTTAGGGCTGCTTTGATGTCCATCGCTATGTAGTCAATTAGGGATTTTTTAAGCAGTGTTTCTATAACTGCTGGGTTTGAGCCATTTGTATCAAGTTTTACCTTAAACCCCATAGATTTTACCTGCTTTATAAAATCTACAAGGTCGGGCTGGAGGGTAGGTTCACCACCCGTTATTACAACGGCTGTTAGTTGACCAGCTCTTGAGCTTAAAAATTCCATTACGGTTTTTTCATCGATTATAGGTGAAGTCTGTTTTACAAGCTCTGGGTTGTGGCAGTAGGGGCATCTAAAATTACAACCCGTCGTAAATATAACGCAGGATAATTCACCTTCATAATCAATGAGCGATAGTTTTTGCAGTCCGCCTATTTTCATTATCCGCCACCTTAAATACTTTTCTTTCAAAAAACTCCTGCTGTTTGCCGTCGTTCCATTGGTTAATGGGCCTTAGATATCCAACGATGCGTGAGTAAACCTCACAGGGTTGTTTGCAGTTTGGGCAGATTGAGTGTTCTCCTGATAGATATCCGCATTGAGGACAAACAGAAAATGTAGGTGTTATTGAAATGTAAGGGAGTCTAAAGTTTTCAAAGGTAGTCCTCAGAAGCTTTTTGAGGCTTTCTGTTGATCTAATTTGCTCGCCAAGAAACATATGCAAAACAGTGCCACCTGTGTAGCTGCATTGCAATTCATCCTGAAGCTGTAAAGCTTCAAATACATCGTCTGTGTAATTAACAGGCAGTTGCGTTGAGTTTGTATAATAAGGTTTTTGCAGGTTTCCCGCTGTGATGATGTCGCCAAATTTTCTTTTATCTATCATTGCCAGTCTATATGATGTGCCTTCTGCGGGAGTGGCTTCTAAATTGTAGTTGTCTTGAGTTTCGGTTTGAAACTCAATAAGCTTTTTTCGCATAAAATTTAAAACCTTTAGTGCAAATGTTTTGCCTTCGGATGAGGCTATGTTGTTTTTGATGGGTTTGAAGTTTAATAAAGCCTCATTCATGCCAACGAGTCCAATTGTTGAGAAGTGGTTTTTCCAGTAAAAGGCAAAACGCTGCTTTATATCCCTTAAATAGAATTTAGAGTAGGGATAAAGACCGCCATCTGTTAGGTTTTCTATCACCTTTCTTTTGATCTGCAGGCTTTCCTTTGCAAGTTCCATAAGGTTTTCCAATCTTTCAAAGAATTCATTTTCTGTCTGGCTTAAGTATCCTATTCTTGTCATGTTTATTGTTACAACGCCTATCGAGCCTGTTAAAGGATTTGCTCCAAATAAACCGCCACCCCGTTTTTTAAGTTCTCTTAAATCAAGACGCAGCCTGCAGCACATAGAACGGGTATCCTCCGGCTTCATATCTGAGTTGATAAAGTTTGCAAAGTAGGAGAGGCCGTATTTTGCCGTTGCCTTCCATATAGGTTCATATTGTGGATTATCCCAGTCAAAATCCTTCGTTATGTTTATGGTTGGAATGGGGAAGGTAAATGGGCGTCCCCTTGCATCCCCTTCCATTGCTACCTCAAAAAATGCCCTATTTATCATTTTTGCCTCTTTTTCAAACTCGCCGTATGTGTGATTTATAAGCTTTCCGCCAATAATTACCGCTTCGTTTTTCATAAACTCTGGAATCTTTAAATCTAATGTAATATTTGTATAAGGTGTTTGAAAGCCCACTCTTGTGGGTATGTTCATGTTAAATAAAAATTCCTGTATGCATTGTTTAACCTCTTTGTAGCTTAGATTGTCTGTTGCAACAAACGGTGCAAGCAGTGTATCGAAATTTGAAAATGCTTGAGCTCCAGCTGCCTCACCCTGCAGTGTATAAAAGAAGTTTACAATATGACCTAAAGCAGTTCTAAAGTGTTTTGCTGGTAGGCTTTCTACTTTGCCTTCTGCGCCCCTAAAACCGCTTATCAGTAAGTCCTTCAAATCCCATCCAACACAATAAGGACCCAAAATACCCAGATCGTGTATATGAAAATCGCCGTTTAAATGGGCCTCTTTAATCGATGAGGGATATATCTTGTTAAGCCAGTATGTTTTTGAAACCGAACTTGAAATGTAGTTATTTAAACCCTGCAAAGAAAAACTCATATTTGAGTTTTCTTTAACCTCCCAATCGGCTTTGTTTAGGTATTTGTCTACCAGATTGATGTCTGCTTTATTCTTTAGTTCTCTTAATTGAGCGTGTTGTTCCCTGTATAGGATGTAGGCTTTTGCTGTTTTTTTGAAAGGGCTGTTTAGAAGAACCTCTTCAACAATATCCTGAATACCCTCAACTGTTGGTGTCTGTTTGAAGTAATCTGATGCAAGGCTTAAGACTTTTAATGTCAGTTTTTCAGCTATTTCTTTACCAAACTCACCTGTGGCTTTGCCTGCTTTTGCAATAGCAGCTGTGATTTTTCCAGCATCAAAATCTACTATACGACCATCCCTTTTTATAATCTTATCAAACACTTTATAATCCTCCTTTATGATTCAAATTGAATTGTAAAAATGTATAAGTGGAGGATTTTTTAAGGTGGGTTAAAACTGTTCATTTTTGAACCTCCCGTTCACTTTTTTGTCGGGTAAGTCTCCTGGCTTGGCTTCATCCTACTTCCCTCACCTTCCCATCAGGCAACCCCTTTTAAAAGGAGCAAAACCTGACAGTGGTTTTTTTGAGGGTTTCGTCAGCCTCACAGTTGCGGGGGCAGCGCCGGATTTTCACCGGACTTCCTTGACCCGACTTCAATAATTATAATGATCCTTAAGAAATTTACAATAAAATTATTAAAATTCCTCCAAATACAGAACTTTTCTTAGGTTATCATATGAGAACAATTCGGCGTATCTACCCCAGTTTATTATTATCCTTATTTGTTTCTGGATTGTGTCCTGAGGAAATTCTTCAGATAGCTTACTTTCAATATAATTTATACTGAGTTGTTTTTTTGGTTGGCTTTTTAGTCTATTAACAATCCACTTTATTAAAGGAATTTTTGTAATCCTTGATGCAAATATCTCTTTTCGTGCAAGGATACTTGCCTCAACAAATGTTTCGCCTAAAGCTGTCAGGAAAATATCGCCACCCTTTATGGTAGCAAAACCCAATAATTCTAAAGCTTCTGTTAGTTCAAATATTTTGTCAAGGTCTTCTATGTGGGCTAAAGATGGGAGTTTGTATATATCAAACCTGTGGTCTTCTGCTTCATTGAGTTTTTCTAAAAGTCCAATAATATCAACAACAAACACATTCGGAAGAAGCCTTGTTTTTCCTTTTTTGCCTGGTTCTGTACCGATCTCTACCTCTTCAGGTTGAGTTTGACCTGCTAAAATTGAGTAAATTTGATCTGTAATCTCAATAAAGGAAGATGATTTTCTGTTGCGTGGATGGGGGAGATTTATGTTTATTATCTTTATAATTCTGCCGGGATTTTTTTCCATTATAACAATTCTGTCTGCCATGAATACAGCCTCTTCTATATTATGGCTGACAAGTAGAATGGTTTTTGTGGATATTTTACCTTCAAGATATAATTCCAGTACCTCACCCCTTAGAGTGTCTGCACTTAATGGATCTAATGCTGAAAAAGGCTCATCCATGCAGAGAATCTCTGGTTTTACAGCAAGAGCCCTTGCAATACCCACTTTCTGCCTCATGCCACCCGAAAGCTCTCTTGGAAATGCGGTTTCAAAACCATCCAGTCCAACTACATCAAGAAGATCTATAGCCAATTTTGATCTTAAAGCTTTATCCTTTATCCCTTTTGCTTCCAGTGCTATTTCAACATTTTGTTGCACGGTCAACCACGGAAATAAAGCAAATGTTTGAAAAATAATACTTGCAAATCTATTTACCCCTTTTAAAGGCTGGCCTTTACATATTACTTCACCTTCTGTGGGTTTTTGAAGGCCGGTAATAATCCTTAAGAGTGTGCTTTTTCCACATCCAGAAGGACCAAGAATAGCCACAAATTCCCTTTCTTTCAAAGAAAGGTTTATGTTTTTTAATGCTGTAAATGACTCGTTCTTTGTTTTGTAGATATGTGTTATATTTTTTAAAGTTAAAATGCTATTCATTATTACCTCAATCAAAATGGTATCGTTTTTCTGCAAGTCTGTAAAGCGGTTTCCATAAAAGTCTATTTATCAAGACAACAGCTAAAATCATAACAATTGTAGATGCAAGAAGTAGTGGATAGTTACCTTTAGCTGTTGAATATGTAATCATTGCACCAATACCGGGAACTTTTATTGTTTTATTGCCAAAATTTACATATTCTGCAACTATTGAGGCGTTCCATGCTCCACCACCTGCTGTAATTACACCTGTGATTATGTATGGAAATAATGCGGGTAGAATCAGGTTTTTCCATTTTTGAAATGTGGAAAGGTTCAATGAGCAAGCTATGTTTTTTAAATCCTCCGGAATTGCAGTTGCACCAGCTATAACATTGAACAATAAATACCATTGCGTGCCCATTAACATCAGAAAGATGCTTGCTGTATTAAGACTTCCGGGAGCTTTGATAAGAATAAGTAATATAACAGGAAAAAGAGCTGTAGCAGGTATACTTGCGGCGAGTTGAATGATAGGCTGTAGCCACTTTGCGAGTTTTGGGTTTGATCCAATAGATACACCTACAGGAATAGTCCACAACAGTGCTATGATTAAAGCTGTAGCCACTCTTAAAAATGTATATAGAAGATCTTTGAATATCTCTAACCATTGATGAATATTTATAAGACTAAGTGTTTTTACCATTTTGAAAACATACCATAAAATTACAATAATAATAATTGACCCTATAAGATAGAGAAATGGGTTTGCTG contains:
- a CDS encoding ABC transporter substrate-binding protein — encoded protein: MKAVVFFVIFFASFISNALALRIASFSVPATEAIVELKKADELVACSKFARLPEGLKVARMGSITNVSVEELLRLKVDVVFVSSLMNRKVVSKLKSLHIKVIEFSYPRSFEDICADMIEVGRIVGKPKEAEKIVNQAKKQVERIENKLKNTKPLKVFVQIGANPLYTATKHSFINDFIRFANAINIAANAKSGLYSVEEVLRQNPDAIIISQMGFNGYKQKKFWMQFKFLKAVKNNRILILDDNSLCSPTPITFVKTLRKIAKFLHPEVDIE
- a CDS encoding FecCD family ABC transporter permease yields the protein MNNKSKIVLLLVFVVFSLIFSIACGSDGISFKEVYLALTKEGINRVILLQIRLPRLLEGFLVGGSLSISGVALQAIFRNPLTEPYTLGISGGAALGVAIFIATGFSFYLTTSFAGFGGALISLFIVYILALKKGILKTDSMLLIGVMVSFITSSLVLFIMALVNVRKISAIVYWLMGNLQGAGYRETFLLSTASLVSLLILIALSVNLNALSLGEQQAKALGVDVELTKKLVFITTSLLTGLSVALVGVIGFVGLVVPHFFRIMFGYDNRKLLLLSFFGGGSFLVVCDGLSRILIAPSQLPVGVITGILGGLTFIYVLTKSNKGL
- a CDS encoding ABC transporter ATP-binding protein; protein product: MCLQSLIKVYDLGFGYTDKRLFSGLSFEIFEGEFFCMAGANGAGKSTLLKLLAGILKPQAGKIIFKGRAINSIPIKQLAKMRAVVDQNPVFEFISVEDFVALGRIAYFKPFQIFQTDEDKRAVKEALSLCNIQRVAQKRMDEISGGERQLAFIARAIVQNSGVLFLDEPFSNLDIANTIEILLLLKKLNRNNNATIIAVLHDLNIALRVCDRVMLLKNGQLKAVGKPGDILKKDILNDVYGSDKITVTQTENGELCVSFLI
- a CDS encoding energy transducer TonB gives rise to the protein MPLHLYLRSNVYDVSIINYRKIQHNLSQKKIPRKHSASAGINKQSHKTYPKHTEKVLKQKRDFAVKNIHRKTPIKTVKAKKIKHIKHTFLAVSDKSKIIKNPTTINKNSTEKIQFKKQKNYPARHSFSEINISASSNQELFSWIASHKFYPLKAIFNSEEGEVRMVFYIDKRGNIYGIKITKHSFNDLNNAAIKILKDSSPIPARILASLDKQPPLKASLILKFKLEN
- a CDS encoding TonB-dependent receptor plug domain-containing protein produces the protein MKAKWFVSIATAVLMTASLANADNTIVVTATRSKIKAIKSPSFVSIISKKQIKQQGIDFTKNVLKFVPGLSVSSNGPFGGLTNVFIRGLSSRYTKFLLDGVDVSDPSQTQPYLDFGDITSNSLSRIEIVEGGQSGLYGANAIAGVINMITKTGKGKPYIKYTQEAGSFNTYSENLESGGRIKNTSFYIDVFRMDTKGISKMDKFDNKTHSYSRGDEKDAFYKTALNSRIEFIPKEGIKLGNIIILSKDTSYLDVLSSPPNDSNASNLTAQAKGYRQKSKFIFDKLYLSNKLNRLANLDIDLFYVNHKRKSLSDPQGDYYYKGKRWGYSVKLNRRFGVVKIILGSDYAKEYYKDSGNFKKLRYNIAGFGEAIAQINNLTLQAAAREDHFKTFGNHFTYKVGANYLIPETNTILKANYATGFRAPSIWELYSSPNPSWQFLGGNSSLDPERSKGWSFGVMQYLYGDKITASATYFKNIIKDRITYYTDPATWQSTYKNVKGKTVSDGFETQITAKPADWLSLNVSYTYTKSINPDTGRQSARIPLRVYSGWIKCTTLNSKLSALLDGRYIGRRYDDKNHTHQTGKYAVFDFTTLYKPLNNLELSLTIKNIFNRFYQEVYGYSTLPRSVFAKVSYKF
- a CDS encoding anaerobic ribonucleoside-triphosphate reductase activating protein, with amino-acid sequence MKIGGLQKLSLIDYEGELSCVIFTTGCNFRCPYCHNPELVKQTSPIIDEKTVMEFLSSRAGQLTAVVITGGEPTLQPDLVDFIKQVKSMGFKVKLDTNGSNPAVIETLLKKSLIDYIAMDIKAALNRYNHVTKSQKIQDNIKESIAIIKNLAQDYEFRTTFIKGFVDSEDLKEIVELASGAKRYAIQGFRKTKTLDSSFEFYEFKEKELEALCMFAKRFVNECILR
- a CDS encoding ribonucleoside triphosphate reductase, yielding MFDKIIKRDGRIVDFDAGKITAAIAKAGKATGEFGKEIAEKLTLKVLSLASDYFKQTPTVEGIQDIVEEVLLNSPFKKTAKAYILYREQHAQLRELKNKADINLVDKYLNKADWEVKENSNMSFSLQGLNNYISSSVSKTYWLNKIYPSSIKEAHLNGDFHIHDLGILGPYCVGWDLKDLLISGFRGAEGKVESLPAKHFRTALGHIVNFFYTLQGEAAGAQAFSNFDTLLAPFVATDNLSYKEVKQCIQEFLFNMNIPTRVGFQTPYTNITLDLKIPEFMKNEAVIIGGKLINHTYGEFEKEAKMINRAFFEVAMEGDARGRPFTFPIPTINITKDFDWDNPQYEPIWKATAKYGLSYFANFINSDMKPEDTRSMCCRLRLDLRELKKRGGGLFGANPLTGSIGVVTINMTRIGYLSQTENEFFERLENLMELAKESLQIKRKVIENLTDGGLYPYSKFYLRDIKQRFAFYWKNHFSTIGLVGMNEALLNFKPIKNNIASSEGKTFALKVLNFMRKKLIEFQTETQDNYNLEATPAEGTSYRLAMIDKRKFGDIITAGNLQKPYYTNSTQLPVNYTDDVFEALQLQDELQCSYTGGTVLHMFLGEQIRSTESLKKLLRTTFENFRLPYISITPTFSVCPQCGYLSGEHSICPNCKQPCEVYSRIVGYLRPINQWNDGKQQEFFERKVFKVADNENRRTAKTIAH
- a CDS encoding ABC transporter ATP-binding protein, with product MNSILTLKNITHIYKTKNESFTALKNINLSLKEREFVAILGPSGCGKSTLLRIITGLQKPTEGEVICKGQPLKGVNRFASIIFQTFALFPWLTVQQNVEIALEAKGIKDKALRSKLAIDLLDVVGLDGFETAFPRELSGGMRQKVGIARALAVKPEILCMDEPFSALDPLSADTLRGEVLELYLEGKISTKTILLVSHNIEEAVFMADRIVIMEKNPGRIIKIININLPHPRNRKSSSFIEITDQIYSILAGQTQPEEVEIGTEPGKKGKTRLLPNVFVVDIIGLLEKLNEAEDHRFDIYKLPSLAHIEDLDKIFELTEALELLGFATIKGGDIFLTALGETFVEASILARKEIFASRITKIPLIKWIVNRLKSQPKKQLSINYIESKLSEEFPQDTIQKQIRIIINWGRYAELFSYDNLRKVLYLEEF